ATCAACCGCCCAGGTAGGCGTCGCGGACTTTCGGGTCGGTCAGCAGCGCTTCACCGGTGCCTTCCATCACCACCCGGCCGTTTTCCAGCACATAGGCACGGTCGGCGACTTTCAGCGCCTGGTTGGCGTTCTGTTCGACCAGGAACACCGTCACGCCATCACGGCGCAGTTGTTCGATGATGTCGAAGATCTGCTGGATGATGATCGGTGCCAGGCCCAGCGATGGCTCGTCGAGCAGCAGCAGCTTGGGTTTGCTCATCAGCGCCCGGCCGATGGCGAGCATCTGCTGCTCGCCGCCGGACATGGTGCCGCCACGCTGGCTGAAGCGCTCCTTCAGGCGCGGGAACAGTTGCAGGACCTTGTCCATCTGCTCCTGGTAATCGCCCTTGTCGGTGAAGAAACCGCCCATGGCCAGGTTTTCTTCCACGGTCAGGCGGGCGAACACGCGGCGGCCTTCAGGGACCACAGCGATGCTCTTGCGCATGATGTGCGAGGACGGCTGGCCGACCAGCTCTTCACCCAGGTAGCGGATGCTGCCGCTGCTCGCTTGCGGCGAGCCGCAGAGGGTCATCAGCAGGGTCGATTTGCCGGCACCGTTGGCACCGATCAGGGTGACGATCTCGCCCTGGCGGATCTCGACGTTGACGCTGTGCAGTGCCTGGATCTTGCCGTAGAAGGTGGAAACGTTTTCGAACTGCAGCATTTACGCTTCCCCCAGGTAGGCTTTGATCACTTCAGGGTTGTCGCGGATCTGTTCCGGCGTACCGTCGGCCAGGGGCGTGCCCTGGTTGATCACCACGATGTGGTCGGAGATGCTCATGACCAGTTTCATGTCGTGCTCGATCAGCAGCACGGTGACGTTGTGCTCTTCACGCAGCACGCTGATCAGCGCCTTGAGGTCTTCGGTCTCTTTCGGGTTGAGGCCGGCCGCCGGTTCGTCGAGCATGATGATCCGTGGACGGGTCATCATGCAGCGGGCGATTTCCAGGCGCCGTTGCTGGCCGTAGGCAAGCGTACCGGCGGGGCGGTTGGCGAACTCGAGCAGGTCGACCTTCTCCAGCCAGTACCGTGCGTACTCTTTTGCTTCGAGCTCGCTGCGGCGGAAGGACGGGGTCTTGAGCAGGCCGGCAAAGAAGTTGGTGTTCAGGTGCCGGTGCTGGGCGATCAGCAGGTTTTCCAGGGCGGTCATCTCTTTGAACAGACGCACGTTCTGGAAGGTCCGCACCACACCCTTGCGGGCGATCTGATGGCCGGCCAGGCCCTGGATCGGCTGGCCGTCGAGCAGGATGCTGCCGGCGCTCGGCTTGTAGAAACCGGTCAGGCAATTGAACACCGTGGTCTTGCCGGCGCCGTTCGGGCCGATCAACGCAACTACCTGTTTTTCCTTGACGGTCAGGGCCACGCCGTTGACCGCCAACAAGCCGCCGAAGCGCATGCTCAGGCCGCTGACTTGCAGAATTTCGCGGCTCATCGACGCAGCTCCATATGTGGACGTTGCATAGGCAGCAGGCCTTGCGGACGCCAGATCATCATCAACACCATCAGCGCACCGAACATCAACATGCGGTATTCGCTGAATTCACGCATCAGCTCAGGCAGCAGGATCATCACGATGGCCGCAAGGATCACGCCCAGTTGCGAGCCCATGCCGCCGAGCACGACGATGGCGAGGATGATGGCCGATTCGATGAAGGTGAACGACTCCGGTGTCACCAGACCCTGGCGTGCGGCGAAGAAGCTGCCGGCGAAACCGGCGAAGCAGGCACCCAGGGTGAACGCCGAGAGCTTGATGATGGTCGGGTTCAGGCCCAGTGCGCGACAGGCGATTTCATCTTCACGCAGGGCTTCCCAGGCGCGACCGATCGGCATGCGCAGCAGGCGGTTGATCACGAACAGCGCCAGCAACGCCAGCAGCAGCGCCACCAGGTAGAGGAAGATCACCTTGTTGATCGAGTTGTACTGCAGGCCGAAGAACTCGTGGAAGGTCTGCATGCCCTCGGCGGCCTTGCGTTCGAAGGTCAGGCCGAAGAAGGTTGGTTTCTCGATGTTGCTGATCCCGTTGGGGCCGCCGGTAAGACCGGTGAGGTTTCGCAGGAACAGGCGGATGATTTCACCGAAACCCAGGGTCACGATGGCCAGGTAGTCACCGCGCAGACGCAATACCGGGAAGCCGAGCAGGAAGCCGAAGGTCGCCGCCATCAGGCCGGCAATCGGCAGGCAGATCCAGAAGCTCAGGCCGTAGTAGTGCGACAGCAGGGCGTAGCTGTAGGCGCCGACGGCATAGAAGCCGACGTAACCCAGGTCGAGCAGGCCAGCCAGGCCGACCACGATGTTCAGGCCAAGGCCCAGCAACACGTAGATCAGGATCAGGGTGGCGATGTCGACCGCGCCGCGTGAGCCGAAGAACGGCCACACCAGTGCAACCATGATCAGGCCGATGATGATCCAGCGCTGGGTCTTGGGCAGGGTCAGGAAGTTGCTCATGGCCGGCGAGATCAACTTACGGCCCGAACGGCGGCTGGTTGCCGCGCTCCATTGCTTGTCGAACAGCACGCGCAAGAACATCAGCACCGAACACACGGCGATGACCGTGAGGGTGAAAGGCCCTTGGCTGTGAACGATCAGGTTGATGCCGTCGATGCTGAGTTT
This portion of the Pseudomonas sp. SORT22 genome encodes:
- a CDS encoding ABC transporter ATP-binding protein — encoded protein: MLQFENVSTFYGKIQALHSVNVEIRQGEIVTLIGANGAGKSTLLMTLCGSPQASSGSIRYLGEELVGQPSSHIMRKSIAVVPEGRRVFARLTVEENLAMGGFFTDKGDYQEQMDKVLQLFPRLKERFSQRGGTMSGGEQQMLAIGRALMSKPKLLLLDEPSLGLAPIIIQQIFDIIEQLRRDGVTVFLVEQNANQALKVADRAYVLENGRVVMEGTGEALLTDPKVRDAYLGG
- the livG gene encoding high-affinity branched-chain amino acid ABC transporter ATP-binding protein LivG: MSREILQVSGLSMRFGGLLAVNGVALTVKEKQVVALIGPNGAGKTTVFNCLTGFYKPSAGSILLDGQPIQGLAGHQIARKGVVRTFQNVRLFKEMTALENLLIAQHRHLNTNFFAGLLKTPSFRRSELEAKEYARYWLEKVDLLEFANRPAGTLAYGQQRRLEIARCMMTRPRIIMLDEPAAGLNPKETEDLKALISVLREEHNVTVLLIEHDMKLVMSISDHIVVINQGTPLADGTPEQIRDNPEVIKAYLGEA
- a CDS encoding high-affinity branched-chain amino acid ABC transporter permease LivM, giving the protein MNKNLKQAFFSALLVWAVAFPVLGLKLSIDGINLIVHSQGPFTLTVIAVCSVLMFLRVLFDKQWSAATSRRSGRKLISPAMSNFLTLPKTQRWIIIGLIMVALVWPFFGSRGAVDIATLILIYVLLGLGLNIVVGLAGLLDLGYVGFYAVGAYSYALLSHYYGLSFWICLPIAGLMAATFGFLLGFPVLRLRGDYLAIVTLGFGEIIRLFLRNLTGLTGGPNGISNIEKPTFFGLTFERKAAEGMQTFHEFFGLQYNSINKVIFLYLVALLLALLALFVINRLLRMPIGRAWEALREDEIACRALGLNPTIIKLSAFTLGACFAGFAGSFFAARQGLVTPESFTFIESAIILAIVVLGGMGSQLGVILAAIVMILLPELMREFSEYRMLMFGALMVLMMIWRPQGLLPMQRPHMELRR